The Bacillota bacterium genome includes the window CTCCGTGGTTTACCTTCACCACGGGACTCATACGGAACGCTACTTGCCAACGAATACCTCTCCTGAGATTTTGAAGTTGCTTAGATTGGCAGGATATGATGAGAGGATATACCTCGCAAGAACCTAAGAAAAAAATTCAACGGCTTCTGCGTGCAAGGGTGCAAAATACCGGATCAATGTCGAAAAGTAATATACAAGCATGAGGGAACGGTACCACAATTTCGCTAGAACTAAAACCAATTGGAACTGGCCCTGCTTTGATTGGGGGCAGGCTTGATTCTGAAAGGCTATGGGAACGCGCCGTGGACGAGGAGAGTGAGTTCGATGTCGCACTGGTTCAAGGAAGCAGGGTGGGGTGTGTTCTTTCATTACTTGGGCAGTGAAGGCATGTCAGCGGAGGCGTGGAATGAGCGGGTGGATTCCTTTGATACCCTTCTGTTTGCCCAGCAGCTGGCGCAGATTAATCCCGGGTATTGCTTCTTTACAATCGGTCAGAACTCCGGCCATTACTGTGCCCCCAACGAAACCTATGATGAGATTGTCGGCATCGTTCCCAGTAAGTGTTCCAAACGGGATCTAATTGCGGACTTGGCCGCTGCCTTGGCTCCGGTGGGGATTCCGCTTTTGGTGTATCTTCCCAGCGGAGCTCCCACCCTAGACCAACGGGCCCAGGAGAAGTTGGAGTGGGAATGGGGGTCCCAAACCCCCTGGCCCGACTCCCGGGGCCCCAGGAAGGGCAAACGACTGGCCTCTTTCCAAAGGAAGTGGGAGGCCATCATCCGGGAGTGGTCTCTCCGGTGGGGAGAACAGGTGAAGGGTTGGTGGTTTGACGGCTGCTACTTCGCCGAAGACATGTATCAATACCCGGACCCGCCAAATTTCGAAAGCTTTGCCCAGGCGGCAAAGGCGGGAAATCCCGGGAGCATTGTTGCTTTCAATCCCGGGGTCAGGGTCCCGGTCACTTCTTTGACGGAGTATGAGGATTATACGGCAGGGGAAATATCTACCGTGTTTCCGGTGGCGCGGGGGCCAATTCCTGAAAAGGTGCAGTATCACATCTTGACATATCTAGGGGCCACTTGGGGAGGTGGAAAACCGCGGTTTTGCACGGAGTTTGTGGTAGGGTACACAAAACAGGTGATTGGCCAGGGGGGGACCATTAGCTGGGATGTGCCCATAGGACCAACCGGGGAGATCCCAGGGGAGTTCCTCGAGCAGCTGGGTGCGTTGGCAAGCTTAAGGGAGTAACAAAGATACTTCGGACAAGGAGGACAGTGCCCATGGTGAAAAAGGCACGGAAGTCTATCGTGATTATTGTGGTCCTACTGCTGGTGACAAGTCCTGTAGTCTTGGCCCAAGATATGCTAACTGTTCTCCATTGGAAGGACATTTCCAGCAGTGAATTCGCAGAAAGTGAGATCATTGCCCAATTTGAAGAGGAAACAGGGATCAAGGTCAACTTTATGGTTCTGCCCTTGTGGCAGTATTGGGAGAAACTGCTTCCCATGGTGATGACCGGTACAGCACCGGATATCATCTTTGTACATAGCAGCTATGTGGAATGGGATCTGGTAAAGTACGTGGGTATGGATCTCCGCCCCTTTGCCGAAGGGGATCCGGAATACGATCTGGATGACTTTGTACCGGCCTTCGTTGATCTGTGTACCGATGAGCAGGGGCGTCTTTTGGGTATCCCCACGGAATGTAGTCTGGGGGAAATCATCATGTGGAATCCAGAGCTCCTTGGCCAAGCGGGCCTGGTGACACCGCCTGAGCTTTGGGAACAAGGGCAATGGACTTGGGACGCCTTGGCCGAGACAGCCCGGAAACTGACGATTCGCGACGCCAGCGGGAGGGCTGAGCAGATCGGGTTTTCACAGATGGGTTCTCCCTCCGAGTCCATGTGGAAGGCATGGGGCGTAAAGATTGCAGATGAGGCCCAGGAGAATTCTCTCCTGTACTCGCCAGAGACGATCCAGTGGCTTACCTGGGTTCAGGAACAGCATCTCAACTATGATTGGATGGTGAGTGAAAAGGATATCTTGGAGGTCTTCGGCGGCTATGGTGGTGGTGAGTTGTCATGGAACCAATTTGCCACCGGGAAACTGGCCATGTTTACCCAGAATCTGCGGACCAATTTCGATACGGTGGATGTGGTGCCCATGCCGATGGGTCCGGCGGGTAAAGCCGCCACTGTGATGGGGGTCTGGGCTACCGTCAATAAGGACGGCAACGTGGAAGCGGCCTGGGATCTACTCCGTCGTCTGACCGACAAGAACATGGAAGCCAGGAAAACTGCAATTGGGGATTGGCCCCAAAGGTTGTCCTATGCCGATGTGTTCTTCGCGGTCCAGGGACAGAAAGTAGACCACATTTACTATTACATGGACATGTTAACCTATGCCGAGCCGCGGGTCGCCATCCGAATGCGCAATTGGGCGAATATAAGCAACGGGTTGACGGAGGCCTGGAAGATGCTGGTTAACGGCACTATCTCTCCGGAGGATGCAGCCCGCAGGATGCACGAGCACGTGCAAAGGAACCTGGTATCACAGCCTGCTTATCTTTGATGTTTCCGGGTTGGAGCTGGTGATCATTTGTGGGTCGGAGAAGGAGACAAGCGAGTGTGGATGAGATGACCAAGGAGCGACGGACGCCCACTATCCTGGATGTGGCCAAACGGGCCGGTGTGTCGAAATCTACCGTTTCCAGGGTCCTGACTGGTAGCGGTTATGTGGGCACAGAAACCCGCCAGAAGGTGGAAGAGGCCATTGCCAAACTGGGGTACAGCCCTAATCGGGCCGGGCGTATGCTGGCGAAACAAAGGTCTAACATCATCGGTGTGATGACCACCGATCGGACCCTTATTAACCCCGAAAGGCAGTTGGGGATCTACGTTTTACATTCCATGCAACGGATAGCTAATAAGACCGGGTATTCCATTGAACTTTTTTCTGCCTCTGGTCCTACGTCACCAGGCCTGGCTGCCATCCGGGCCGGTGAATGTGCGGGGTATATAGTCTTCGAGTATGAGAAGTGCACGGAAGTGGTGCATGAGTTGATGGAGCGGAAGACTCCCTTTGTGGTGATCAATCGCTATGTCACCGAGCCACTCATTCATACCGTCTGTGCCGCGGAAAAATACGGTAGCAGGTTGTTGACGGAGCACCTGTTGGATCACGGGTATACCTGTTTGGCCTTTTTCGGGGAAAAGAGCGATTCACCCGTCACGGTGGCCACGCAGCGGCAATTGGGTTTCAAGGAAGCTTTGACCGAGCGGGGCATCCCGCCGGCACAGCAGTATATCATTACCGCAGGGGAGCAATTCCCGTGGCTGACGAGGATGAAGGAGGCCGGCATCAAGCCAGCGATAATTGCCCACTCGGATCTGCAGGCCATGATGGTGATCAAGCATGCCCAGAGGATGGGCCTTCGGGTCCTGGAGGATTTTGTCATCGGCAGTTTCGACAATATCCAGTCCGGAGCCCTGATTAGCCCTGCCTTAACCACGGTGGATGTGCGGTGGCAGGAGATGGGGGAGAAAGCGGTGGATTTGCTGTTGGGTCTAATGGACGACCAGGGAACGTCAGTGGTTAGTAAATTGATCTTGAAGCCACGGTTAGTTGTCCGGGAGTCCTGTGGTTGTAAGGGATGAACTGGTAGGATTTTTCCCAAGTTAACCTGGAAAGGAGTTGACACTATGCTGTCCCGTTTTCGTGTTCTGTTACTACTTGTCATGGTGATTAGCTTGACCAGCTGTATCAGCATCGAAGAGCATGAAGACCCGGTGGAACAGTGGTATCGTTGTGGAGAATTTTGATGACTTGGTGGAAGGTACCATCAACCAACAGGATGGTTGGGTGGATACCTATGAGAATTGTATCATCCAGAGTGCCAAAGCCTTTGGCGGTGCGGGGAAGGCCTTACAGTTAGCCTTGCCTGCGGATGTGGGGAAAGTATTCTCCGAGACGGGTAAGGATGGTGTGGTGACGATTGGTCTTTCTTTGTTGCTGGAGGATCCCTTAGCCAAAGTAGTGGTGAGGGCCTATGATCCAGAAGGCAAGTCGATTATGATGTTTTTCCATGACGAAAGGGACTACTGGGGCATTCAGTATCAGGGTCAGACGTGGAAAACCGTCTCTGCAGGGATCACCCCGGAAGTCTGGATCGATGTGGTAATCCGATTGGACTTTTCCAGCAAGCAGTTCACCGTTGAGGTAGATACAGGATCAGGCTTTACCACCCTTTGGTCCGGAATGGGCTTCATTGATGATGAGTCTACGGGTTTTGCCCGTTTGGCCTTGATCAGGTATGAGGGACAGGGGGACCCCAGTCCGATCTACGTGGACAACATCGAGATTCGCCAAGACTAGGGGAGGTTCGGTGCAGGATGAACAAAGGGAAGTTGGTCTTGCTGACCATGGGCTTCGTACTGCTGATGACCGGCGTCCTTGGGGCCAGCGGACCCCTCGTGGTTGATTTTGACCACTATCAACCGGGCCTCGTCGGTGGGCAAGACGGTTGGACCTCGCGATACGGTCATGGAATGATTCAAAATACTGTAACCCCCGATGGAACGGGGTATGCGCTAGAAGTGCTCCTTCCCGCGGAGCTGACGAAGGCTTTCCCGGAGCTAATTGGGGCCAGGCAGGTGGAGATCACCTTTAAACTGCAGCTTTCGGATCGGGACTCCAAAGTGGTGTTCTATGCCCTAGACAGCGCCGGCCGGCGTGCGGTGCTATTCTTCCACGATGAAGGGTCCCGTTGGGGGCTGCAAAGTGGCAGCGATTGGGTCTTCGTTCCCAACTCCTTGTCGCCGGGCCTTTGGATCGACCTGCGGCTGGTGATCGACTATACGAAACGTACGGTTTCGGTATACCGGGGCAGTGGCGGTCAATGGACTCCCCTGTGGACGGATCGGGCCTTTACCCACGGTGACGCGGAACATTTTGCGACCTTTGTCATTATCCGTCACCCAGAGCAGGGGAGCGATACTCCGGTGTACTTTGATCAGCTGCAGATTACGGCCATAGGAGGAGAAGAGATGAAGGACCAGGTATCCGTTACTACCTCCCGGCCCCGTTACAGTATCTTTCAACCCGACGAGGAGGTAACCCTGACCTTTCGGGTGGAGCGGCAGGCCTACGACCGGGCGGATCTGCTAGAGTGGGAAATCAAGGATTTTTTCGGATCCAGAGTGCTTTTTGGCACTCTGGATCTTCCCGCGGGATTAGAAATCTATGAAGAGTCCCTTGTCCTTCCTCGGTTGAGACCCGGGTACTATGAAATCCAGGCTACCGTTAAAGGCTCCAATTCCCGATTGCCCAAAATGGGCAGCAGGCCCGCGGGAATCGCCACCTTCGGGGTGCTGCCTGAGGTTGAGCCCCTGCGGCCTGTGCATCGGGACGATTCTAGGTTTGGGATCCAGGGGACTAACTTTCTCGATACGGGAGTCTTCATGTTGGGCGATCCCTATGATCCTCTGTATCACCTCTTGGGGGTCCGCTGGGTGAATCATGCTAGAAGCTGGCGGCAGTTGGAACCGGAGTTTTCTGGACAATACGAACCGAAGCTCAATCGCTGGGAGTTCCTTTATCCCTCCTACGAGGCCCAGAACGAACTGTCTCTGCTAACGTGTATTGACGGGCTGCCCTACTGGGCCATTGCTTGGCCCGATCCTTCTACCGCACCGAAGAGCCCGGCGGAACTCACCCATCCCTTAAGTCAAGCCTACCCGCCGCTGGACTATGAACAATATAGTGATTTTCTCGCCAAGGTAGCCGCGGAAGACTATGTCCGCAGGCAAACCCATTTTGCTGACATGCGCCATGGGTATTACCAGGTGCATTGGGAGCCCGATTGGCACTGGAAGGGTACCGATGAGGAGTTCATTCAGATGTATGCCAGTGCCTATGAGGGGTTGCACCGTGGAGATCCCGAGGCGGTGGTCATGGGACCGGGCTATGGTGTTCTGGATGTGGCGGTGGAGGAGCTGGCCCGTCTGCTTCCGGCAGGACTTAAGGATTACCTGGACGGCATCGCAGTCCACGGGTACTACTGGGGCCAGTTGCAACCGGAAAGCCAGCCCCCCGAGGAGGGTTTGATTGAAAACCTCAGGAAGCTACGCAGTCTGGTGGATACATACCTGGGGCCTGAGGCCAAAGTGTTTCAAACCGAATGGGGGTTGGATTATCGGACCAGTTATGATTTGTTGACCCCCGAGATTCTCGATCGCCAAGCGGCCTACAGTATTCGCGCCCATATCATCTTCCTCGGTGAGGGGATGGATATTACCTACCTGTTCTATACCGCAGATTATTCCGGAGAAAGCGGCTATGGACTATGCTTCAATCTAAGCATGGAAGAACACAACTTTGGCGCTACCGCCATCTCCCCTAAGCCGGTGGCCATGGCTGCTGCCACCATGACCCGGGTGCTGGAGGGCACCAAGACCATCGGTCCTCTGCCGTTGACCGATGGACTCTACGCTTACCTGTTTGCCAGGGGTGACCAGTACGTCTGCGCCGCCTGGTCGGTCAACGGTCCGCAAGAGGTGACGGTGAACACCGACGCCACAGTCGTCGAGGTCATTGATTTCATGGGAGGCCGGAGCGTACACCAGTCCCCAACGGGAGAGTACTCCTTGGCCTTAGATTCGTATCCCCTATATGTATTGTCCGCTGCCCCGATCCAAATTCGGCCATAGGTTTAAGGCTTTGTTTACTCTCTTGAGGACGTGGTCCTAGGCAAGACGCGATTTCCCGGAGACGACAGCCGATCTTGTTTCTATACCGACTTGGGAGCAAAACCCTTGGTTTCTTTGCAGTCAACCGCTGGCCCGCACAGGCATCCCGAACTGCTGAAAAGGGATGCCTCGGGGCCTTCTTTCTTCGCCTGATTAGCCGGGGTATTTCCTACCCGGGGGATCAGTAATTCACTACGACTTTACATTTTTTTCGACAGGATTTTAAAGCATCGGCTGTTGCGACCATGGTCAGGTTCGTATCGGTCAAGATCCCGACCCGAAGTCTCACCAAGGAGCAGCGTGGTTGCCTTTGTCTACCGAAGACAAGGCAAGTTCCAGGAACCGGGGACAAAACTGTCCCACTGACCACCGGACATTAGGATTTTCCTTCCACTGAAGTGACGTACTATATCTGCGGGAAGAGGTGTTCCCCGATATTGTTCTACCACCTAAGTCTCCAAAGGAAGCGGGGGTATAGTCTATGGGAAGAATTCCGCTGGTTGGGCCACACTAGTAACGGCCATTACGGGACTTCAGTCAATTGACGTTGAGGGGGAATATGGTAATATGGGAATTGTGGTGACGGTGCCTTCCACGATAGAAAGAATCCTGGCCTTCACATAGATTTCGTTAGGTGAAACACAATCAAGAAGAAGGGCAAGGTGAAGAACATGTTCACGGAACAGGACATAAAAAAGATTGAAAAGCGTTGCCAGTGGTTGAAGCATTGGTTCTATGAACCGGTGATGGACCTGGAAGTGGTCATGGCACCTACCAAAGAACATATTCGCCATTTACAGATCGACCATCTCCAGTTTGTTCCGATCAGTCCTGGTACCCCTTGGGGGGAAGAATGGGAGAGCGCCTGGTTCAAGAGCACATATGAGTTCAAGGAAGCACCGGGGGAGAAGCTCTTCCTGCAGGTGGAGACCGGAGGAGAATCCATTGTCTATATCGACGGGAAAGCTAGCGCTGCCATCGATAGGGAACATCACGAGATTCCTTTGTCCGCTGAAGAACTGGCCCCGGGGAAGCATACGGTCTTGATC containing:
- a CDS encoding extracellular solute-binding protein, which translates into the protein MVKKARKSIVIIVVLLLVTSPVVLAQDMLTVLHWKDISSSEFAESEIIAQFEEETGIKVNFMVLPLWQYWEKLLPMVMTGTAPDIIFVHSSYVEWDLVKYVGMDLRPFAEGDPEYDLDDFVPAFVDLCTDEQGRLLGIPTECSLGEIIMWNPELLGQAGLVTPPELWEQGQWTWDALAETARKLTIRDASGRAEQIGFSQMGSPSESMWKAWGVKIADEAQENSLLYSPETIQWLTWVQEQHLNYDWMVSEKDILEVFGGYGGGELSWNQFATGKLAMFTQNLRTNFDTVDVVPMPMGPAGKAATVMGVWATVNKDGNVEAAWDLLRRLTDKNMEARKTAIGDWPQRLSYADVFFAVQGQKVDHIYYYMDMLTYAEPRVAIRMRNWANISNGLTEAWKMLVNGTISPEDAARRMHEHVQRNLVSQPAYL
- a CDS encoding LacI family transcriptional regulator, whose amino-acid sequence is MDEMTKERRTPTILDVAKRAGVSKSTVSRVLTGSGYVGTETRQKVEEAIAKLGYSPNRAGRMLAKQRSNIIGVMTTDRTLINPERQLGIYVLHSMQRIANKTGYSIELFSASGPTSPGLAAIRAGECAGYIVFEYEKCTEVVHELMERKTPFVVINRYVTEPLIHTVCAAEKYGSRLLTEHLLDHGYTCLAFFGEKSDSPVTVATQRQLGFKEALTERGIPPAQQYIITAGEQFPWLTRMKEAGIKPAIIAHSDLQAMMVIKHAQRMGLRVLEDFVIGSFDNIQSGALISPALTTVDVRWQEMGEKAVDLLLGLMDDQGTSVVSKLILKPRLVVRESCGCKG